One segment of Anopheles stephensi strain Indian chromosome 3, UCI_ANSTEP_V1.0, whole genome shotgun sequence DNA contains the following:
- the LOC118509479 gene encoding double-stranded RNA-specific editase 1-like, whose amino-acid sequence MEESGDIAVPDGSQSNSSHSPAPAVLEEPIVPTELTKQPEEPLARCNPNIDERFFAYRVPKTPDICSEFSEATLEDNSSCCTSVAGSSVSTLYRFKGKERRQLNKIRKARQLKRYRKWLMPKNAIAALNEMKDVRITELTVNTVGHQTKVSLLINNVRYEETARNKQVAQHQLYERALRDLIIARLANSASQDVPNNGAEDLPMEHLASFAIHKLLAQWERDGYELPIFATSSGTKHHQPSPRKPTGQANAVLPSNASSYHPSMLVVYMRPQTSFDDLGWNGDLLNPEFTAGLVLDGHYFIGKGRSKKLARKAAAINACNVLFGVVFDGSVQHLCDQFSESELSTDSV is encoded by the coding sequence ATGGAGGAATCAGGTGATATCGCTGTTCCGGATGGTTCACAGAGCAACAGCTCTCACTCCCCGGCACCAGCAGTGTTGGAGGAACCAATAGTGCCGACCGAGCTGACAAAGCAACCGGAAGAGCCGCTAGCGCGATGCAACCCAAACATCGACGAACGATTTTTCGCGTACCGGGTCCCAAAAACGCCTGATATTTGCAGCGAGTTCAGCGAAGCCACACTGGAAGATAACAGCAGTTGCTGCACATCGGTAGCCGGCAGCAGTGTATCCACACTGTACCGCTTCAAAGGTAAAGAGCGCCGGCAGCTGAATAAGATCCGGAAAGCGCGCCAGCTCAAACGGTACCGCAAATGGCTAATGCCGAAAAACGCGATCGCAGCGCTGAACGAGATGAAGGATGTACGCATAACCGAGCTGACCGTGAACACCGTCGGCCACCAAACGAAGGTGTCACTGCTGATCAACAACGTCCGATACGAGGAAACAGCCAGGAACAAGCAGGTAGCGCAGCACCAGCTGTACGAGCGAGCGCTGCGCGATCTCATCATTGCCCGGCTGGCAAATTCGGCGTCGCAGGATGTGCCAAACAACGGTGCGGAAGATCTGCCGATGGAGCATCTGGCGTCGTTCGCCATCCATAAGCTTCTGGCCCAGTGGGAGAGGGATGGATACGAGCTGCCGATTTTTGCCACGTCTTCCGGCACGAAGCATCACCAACCGTCACCCCGGAAACCGACCGGGCAAGCGAACGCTGTGCTGCCATCGAACGCATCCAGCTACCATCCGTCGATGCTGGTCGTCTACATGCGCCCCCAAACGTCGTTCGACGATCTGGGCTGGAACGGTGATCTGCTGAATCCGGAGTTTACCGCCGGCCTGGTGTTGGACGGTCACTACTTTATCGGCAAGGGCCGCTCGAAGAAGCTGGCACGAAAGGCGGCAGCTATCAACGCGTGTAACGTCCTGTTCGGGGTAGTGTTCGACGGGAGTGTGCAACACTTGTGTGACCAGTTCAGTGAGTCGGAGCTTAGTACGGATTCTGTTTAG